In candidate division WOR-3 bacterium, a single window of DNA contains:
- a CDS encoding FG-GAP-like repeat-containing protein: MSPGSRNATVVSLWFVLALGMLVLPARAELGYVECSTGLRENPRLDGGRTELEMADIDNDGNVDILSIGDHGSPWINTQEHGVMVWFGNGAGGWTNYMSPDTLGYGGIAVGDVNWDGRWDVGYGMHHNYANGDLGDQVLEVALGDGTGRHWVAWDDSLAMEGQDWGMFSTDFADIDNDGDLDLGSISFGADDGIHVYLNLENGAWRRSFGFLGGNSNMEFYFRDVNRDGNTDMIAAHQYGSVWFGNGAGGFSPASTGLPSYNRGLWGLSAGDADNDGGCDVAFANDSGGVEVYRWNGSRWVEFSGSLPGTGDFEGTQLCDMDADGFTDLVALGGGLVKVWKGDGAGNWTEAASISIPTPGYYSALRTGADFDHNGRPDICCVTEEGNWPNDRNYAHAFRESSPAESLRIFPVFPRGGEKFIGGSVQFIDWWSEAPNASSTRVKLELSIQGSSGPWQPIADSLRNAGRHQWLVPPGAVSANCYIRYTVYGPGGAAQGITPRPFTIGQPTKVEEHSCIPGVETGVLVRPNPMRDRLTIEFRSGMAGRVQLALCDVSGRQVCCGQFEKVDAGCTLILRMDGVTAGTYFLRVEDRAGAVVRRIVKTN, from the coding sequence ATGAGTCCGGGAAGTAGGAACGCCACGGTTGTGTCTTTGTGGTTTGTGCTGGCTCTGGGCATGTTGGTGCTGCCAGCCAGGGCCGAGCTTGGGTACGTTGAGTGTTCGACCGGGCTGCGGGAAAATCCCAGGCTCGACGGCGGTCGGACCGAGCTGGAGATGGCCGATATTGACAACGATGGCAATGTTGACATCTTGTCAATCGGAGACCACGGCAGTCCTTGGATAAACACCCAGGAGCATGGCGTGATGGTGTGGTTCGGCAACGGCGCGGGTGGCTGGACCAACTACATGTCGCCGGATACCCTGGGCTACGGCGGTATCGCAGTGGGGGATGTGAACTGGGACGGCAGATGGGACGTAGGTTACGGTATGCATCACAACTATGCCAATGGCGACCTTGGCGATCAGGTGCTTGAGGTAGCACTTGGAGATGGTACTGGCCGACACTGGGTTGCGTGGGATGATTCTCTTGCCATGGAAGGCCAGGACTGGGGCATGTTCTCGACCGATTTCGCGGACATTGACAATGACGGCGATTTGGACCTGGGTTCGATTTCGTTCGGTGCGGACGACGGTATCCACGTTTATCTGAATCTGGAAAACGGCGCGTGGCGACGGTCTTTCGGGTTTCTTGGCGGGAACTCAAACATGGAATTCTACTTCCGGGACGTGAATCGGGACGGCAACACAGATATGATTGCCGCACATCAGTACGGCAGTGTCTGGTTCGGCAACGGTGCGGGTGGGTTTTCGCCGGCAAGCACCGGTCTACCATCTTACAACCGCGGTCTATGGGGCCTGTCAGCAGGCGACGCGGATAATGACGGCGGATGCGATGTGGCATTTGCCAATGACTCAGGCGGGGTTGAGGTGTACCGGTGGAACGGGTCGCGCTGGGTCGAATTCTCTGGCAGTCTGCCTGGAACTGGCGACTTCGAGGGAACTCAACTGTGCGACATGGATGCTGACGGATTCACTGACCTTGTAGCCCTGGGTGGCGGTCTGGTAAAGGTGTGGAAAGGCGACGGTGCTGGCAACTGGACCGAGGCGGCGAGTATCTCGATACCCACGCCCGGCTACTACAGTGCCTTGCGTACCGGCGCAGACTTTGACCACAACGGCCGGCCGGACATCTGCTGTGTGACCGAAGAAGGAAACTGGCCCAATGACCGCAACTATGCGCACGCATTTCGGGAGTCAAGCCCAGCCGAAAGTCTGCGCATATTCCCGGTGTTTCCCCGTGGCGGGGAGAAGTTTATCGGCGGCTCGGTGCAGTTCATAGACTGGTGGAGCGAGGCGCCGAACGCCTCCAGCACCAGAGTGAAGCTCGAACTTTCGATCCAAGGTTCTTCTGGACCGTGGCAGCCGATTGCCGACAGTCTGCGTAATGCAGGAAGGCATCAGTGGTTGGTCCCGCCAGGTGCGGTTTCGGCGAACTGCTATATCCGTTACACAGTCTATGGGCCAGGCGGGGCGGCACAGGGCATTACGCCCCGGCCGTTCACAATCGGGCAACCGACCAAGGTCGAGGAACACTCCTGCATTCCGGGTGTGGAAACAGGTGTACTAGTAAGGCCGAACCCGATGAGGGACAGGCTCACCATCGAGTTCAGGTCAGGCATGGCAGGCCGAGTGCAGCTGGCGCTCTGCGATGTATCAGGCCGGCAGGTATGTTGCGGTCAGTTCGAGAAAGTGGATGCAGGGTGCACCTTGATTCTGCGGATGGACGGCGTTACGGCCGGGACTTACTTCTTAAGAGTAGAAGACAGGGCCGGCGCCGTTGTCAGACGCATCGTCAAGACGAACTAG
- a CDS encoding sugar phosphate nucleotidyltransferase, protein MKGVVLCGGMGTRLLPLTRITNKHLLPVYDRPMVYYPIEKLVQAGIRDVMVVTGGESAGDFLRLLANGREFGLKRLHYAYQEGSGGIAAALALAEDFAEGDRLVAILGDNLFEENLAPYVNRFRRQKSGARVLLKSVPDPERFGVATVKAGRLLRVVEKPRRPDSDLAVTGCYMYDTRVFDIIRTLRPSKRNELEITDVNNVYISRKQMEYDVLTGWWQDAGSSFEAYARAQALARELRLQRLT, encoded by the coding sequence ATGAAAGGTGTTGTCTTATGCGGCGGGATGGGAACCCGTCTGCTTCCTTTGACCCGCATAACCAATAAGCACCTGCTACCGGTCTATGACCGACCGATGGTGTATTACCCGATTGAAAAGCTGGTGCAGGCCGGTATCCGGGACGTGATGGTCGTGACCGGAGGTGAAAGTGCCGGTGATTTTCTGCGACTGCTGGCCAACGGACGGGAGTTCGGACTCAAGCGGCTTCACTACGCTTACCAGGAGGGTTCAGGGGGTATTGCCGCAGCATTGGCGTTGGCTGAGGACTTTGCCGAGGGCGACCGGTTGGTAGCAATCCTTGGGGACAACCTGTTTGAAGAGAATCTTGCGCCGTATGTGAACCGGTTTCGACGACAGAAAAGTGGAGCCAGAGTGTTGCTCAAGTCCGTCCCAGACCCGGAGCGGTTCGGCGTTGCCACGGTCAAGGCGGGAAGATTGTTGCGAGTCGTTGAGAAGCCGAGGCGACCGGACAGCGATTTGGCAGTGACGGGCTGCTACATGTATGACACAAGAGTGTTTGATATTATCCGAACCCTCAGGCCATCGAAGCGCAACGAGCTGGAGATTACCGACGTGAACAACGTCTATATCAGCCGGAAGCAGATGGAGTACGACGTGCTTACTGGCTGGTGGCAAGACGCCGGGTCGTCGTTTGAGGCATATGCCAGAGCTCAGGCACTTGCGCGCGAGCTAAGGCTCCAGCGGTTGACGTGA
- the polA gene encoding DNA polymerase I — protein MASGGKRLLLIDGHSLIYRSFFAFIRQPLRNSKGRNTSAVFGFANTLRKLLKTLKPEYCAVVFDAPGKTFRHEKLEQYKIQRPPAPEELPEQIPVVKKMVKGWGLASFEQTGVEADDVLATLARRFASQGFEVVIATSDKDLLQLVGGRITAYDPWQEKLYGSEEVREKLGVGPELVCDFLALTGDSSDNIPGVPGIGPKRALEILTRYGSLATALEREPKLRGHESVARLSRELVEVRDDVDVAARPEDLVTGKPDIETLSDIFREMEFDSLLRELGPAKSEAGEVVELRGDVPERGIAVFSLGTGLGLWFTLDGEKTTFVPADRNDAVRRFLTGQELTKVGFDIKSKVKQAWQAGIALAGPLFDVGVAAWLVDPNRRSYGLEDVTAQLLGRPILPAGLQDEPALVWQLFKHLESDLAALGLERVAGEIEMPLIPVLAEMEERGVGLDVDYLGRLEQELGQEADRVQKSIWNKAGVEFNVGSPKQLAGVLFERLKLPRGRRTKTGFSTDSVVLEELASQHPVIQDILYFRELTKLRNTYIGPLREMARPGTNRIHCEFNQTGTGTGRLSSSNPNLQNIPIRTELGRRIRQAFVAGPGKVLLSADYSQIELRVLAHIANDEELKRAFEQKEDIHVHTAAAVFGVAAEAVTPEQRRMAKVVNYGLIYGMGDYGLSWRMGIPREQARGFLDDYMTRFAGVAAWRERVLAEVHERGFVRSLSGRIRPLPGVTSKNRNVVEAARRAAINAPVQGSAADIMKQAMLNVNRRLKEERLEAGIIVQVHDELLVEVDENCLAEVKLAVRQEMEAAWKLDVPLVVDIGTGKTWGEAH, from the coding sequence ATGGCGTCGGGGGGCAAGCGTCTTCTTCTGATTGACGGCCATTCGCTCATCTACCGGAGCTTCTTTGCTTTCATCCGTCAGCCACTGCGCAACTCCAAAGGCCGCAATACCTCAGCCGTTTTTGGTTTTGCCAACACGCTAAGGAAACTGCTGAAAACCTTGAAGCCGGAGTATTGTGCGGTTGTGTTTGACGCACCAGGCAAGACTTTCCGGCATGAGAAGCTCGAACAGTACAAGATTCAGCGGCCGCCTGCACCCGAGGAGTTACCTGAACAGATTCCGGTAGTGAAGAAGATGGTGAAGGGATGGGGTCTGGCAAGTTTCGAACAAACCGGGGTTGAGGCAGACGATGTACTCGCCACGTTGGCGCGACGGTTCGCAAGCCAAGGGTTCGAGGTCGTGATTGCGACGAGTGACAAGGACCTGCTTCAATTGGTCGGGGGGCGGATAACAGCTTACGACCCGTGGCAGGAGAAGTTATACGGGTCAGAGGAAGTGCGGGAGAAGCTCGGAGTCGGGCCTGAGCTTGTCTGCGACTTTCTAGCGCTCACCGGCGATTCTAGTGACAACATTCCTGGGGTACCCGGTATCGGGCCGAAGCGGGCCTTAGAAATCCTGACGCGGTACGGCTCGCTCGCCACAGCGCTGGAGAGAGAGCCGAAACTGCGCGGACATGAGTCGGTAGCCAGGCTTAGTCGGGAGCTTGTCGAGGTTCGTGACGATGTTGACGTGGCGGCAAGACCTGAGGACCTAGTGACTGGAAAGCCTGACATCGAGACGTTAAGTGACATTTTCCGGGAGATGGAGTTCGATTCTCTGCTAAGAGAGCTGGGACCGGCAAAGTCGGAGGCAGGCGAAGTAGTTGAACTCAGAGGGGATGTGCCCGAACGTGGTATCGCCGTTTTTTCGCTTGGGACTGGTCTCGGTCTCTGGTTTACGCTGGACGGAGAAAAGACCACGTTCGTGCCAGCCGATAGAAACGATGCGGTACGACGGTTCCTCACTGGGCAGGAATTGACCAAGGTCGGCTTCGATATCAAGAGCAAGGTCAAGCAGGCATGGCAGGCCGGGATTGCGCTGGCCGGACCGTTGTTTGACGTCGGGGTTGCGGCTTGGCTTGTGGACCCGAACCGGCGCAGCTATGGTTTGGAGGACGTCACTGCCCAGCTTCTGGGTCGACCGATACTTCCGGCAGGTCTTCAGGACGAACCGGCGCTGGTCTGGCAGCTGTTCAAGCATCTTGAATCTGATCTGGCAGCGCTGGGGCTGGAAAGGGTTGCCGGCGAAATAGAGATGCCGCTGATTCCGGTACTCGCTGAGATGGAGGAGCGTGGTGTTGGCCTGGACGTGGATTATCTCGGCCGGCTGGAACAGGAGCTCGGACAGGAGGCAGACCGGGTTCAGAAGAGTATCTGGAACAAGGCCGGAGTTGAGTTCAACGTTGGCTCACCCAAGCAGCTTGCCGGAGTCTTGTTTGAGCGGCTCAAGCTTCCCAGGGGCAGGCGGACCAAGACCGGGTTCTCAACCGACTCAGTCGTGCTTGAGGAATTGGCCTCGCAACACCCGGTCATCCAGGACATTCTGTACTTTCGAGAATTGACCAAGCTGCGCAATACGTATATCGGACCGCTGCGAGAGATGGCCCGGCCGGGCACCAACCGTATACACTGCGAGTTTAATCAGACCGGTACCGGCACGGGCCGGCTGTCCTCCTCCAATCCAAACCTACAGAACATCCCGATTCGGACTGAACTAGGCCGCAGAATCAGGCAGGCTTTTGTCGCCGGACCGGGCAAGGTACTGCTGTCGGCAGACTACTCCCAGATTGAACTGCGGGTCCTTGCCCACATCGCCAATGATGAGGAGCTGAAAAGGGCATTTGAGCAGAAAGAAGATATCCATGTTCATACGGCTGCGGCAGTGTTCGGTGTTGCGGCCGAGGCTGTCACTCCGGAGCAGAGGCGGATGGCTAAGGTTGTCAACTACGGCCTGATATACGGGATGGGAGACTACGGGCTTTCCTGGCGGATGGGCATACCCCGCGAACAGGCGCGCGGATTTCTCGATGACTATATGACTCGGTTTGCCGGGGTTGCCGCCTGGCGCGAGCGCGTGCTGGCCGAGGTGCATGAGCGGGGTTTTGTGCGTTCACTGTCGGGACGGATTCGGCCGTTGCCGGGTGTGACGAGCAAGAACCGCAACGTTGTCGAGGCGGCAAGACGTGCGGCTATCAATGCACCGGTCCAGGGTTCAGCCGCAGACATCATGAAGCAGGCGATGCTGAATGTGAATCGGCGGTTGAAGGAAGAGCGGCTTGAGGCCGGAATTATCGTACAGGTGCATGACGAGTTGCTGGTAGAAGTTGATGAGAACTGCCTGGCTGAGGTGAAGCTGGCAGTCAGGCAAGAAATGGAAGCAGCCTGGAAACTGGATGTGCCGTTGGTCGTTGACATTGGTACCGGCAAGACGTGGGGAGAGGCGCACTAG
- the wecB gene encoding UDP-N-acetylglucosamine 2-epimerase (non-hydrolyzing), giving the protein MFLSFGTRPEAIKLAPVIRQLKRHPESFRVFVAVTAQHRSMLDQVLSVFDIKPDFDLDIMRAGQSPGDVTRRTLTGIERLIVRVKPDVMLVQGDTTSAFASALAAFYHRVPVGHIEAGLRTADKYAPYPEEMNRRLISNLSDIHFAPTQQARKNLLGEGVPARSIHVTGNTVIDALHLALKRRDDGLARASSEVAGPHVSGSTGFQTYRGSRHTGARFRSTITHDPESRILLVTAHRRESFGPGFERICQALAAIVRRNPDVELVYPVHLNPNVRRPVMSLLGNLGRVHLVEPLEYLPFVRLMERSYLILTDSGGIQEEAPALGKPVLVLRDKTERPEAIKAGTAILVGTDPARIVAETERLLNSPAAYYRMARAKNPFGDGRAAQRIVHVLRRLQALGIQP; this is encoded by the coding sequence GTGTTCCTTTCGTTTGGAACCAGACCGGAGGCGATAAAGCTGGCCCCGGTCATCAGGCAACTCAAGCGCCATCCCGAGTCATTCCGAGTGTTCGTCGCGGTCACTGCCCAGCATCGGAGCATGCTTGACCAGGTTCTTTCGGTCTTCGACATCAAGCCGGACTTTGACTTGGACATTATGCGTGCCGGTCAATCGCCCGGGGATGTGACGAGGAGAACGTTGACCGGCATTGAGCGGTTGATTGTCAGGGTGAAGCCTGATGTGATGCTGGTTCAGGGTGATACGACGTCTGCCTTCGCGTCTGCACTGGCCGCATTCTACCATCGGGTTCCGGTTGGTCACATCGAGGCAGGATTGCGCACGGCCGACAAGTATGCGCCATATCCTGAAGAAATGAACCGCCGACTTATCTCGAACCTTTCTGACATACACTTTGCACCGACACAACAGGCGCGAAAAAACCTATTAGGAGAGGGAGTACCTGCGCGTTCCATCCACGTAACCGGCAACACAGTCATTGACGCCCTGCACCTTGCACTCAAGAGGCGGGATGATGGACTTGCGAGAGCATCATCAGAGGTTGCTGGACCTCATGTCTCGGGTTCGACTGGCTTTCAGACTTACCGGGGTAGTCGGCATACAGGAGCACGATTCCGGAGTACCATAACTCACGACCCGGAATCCAGAATTCTTCTTGTGACCGCCCATCGTCGGGAAAGTTTCGGACCCGGCTTCGAGCGCATCTGCCAAGCACTTGCGGCCATTGTCCGGCGCAACCCGGATGTTGAACTTGTGTACCCGGTGCATCTGAATCCGAATGTGCGCCGGCCGGTCATGTCACTGCTGGGTAATCTGGGCCGTGTGCACTTGGTTGAGCCGCTTGAATACCTGCCGTTCGTCCGCCTGATGGAGCGGTCATACCTGATACTCACTGACTCAGGCGGGATTCAGGAGGAAGCGCCGGCCCTGGGTAAGCCGGTACTGGTTCTGCGCGATAAGACCGAACGACCTGAGGCAATAAAGGCCGGGACGGCAATACTGGTCGGTACCGACCCGGCCAGAATCGTGGCCGAAACCGAACGACTCCTGAACTCACCCGCGGCCTACTACCGCATGGCCCGGGCGAAGAATCCGTTCGGTGACGGCAGGGCCGCGCAACGCATCGTCCACGTTCTGCGCAGGCTGCAGGCGCTCGGCATTCAGCCCTGA
- a CDS encoding Wzz/FepE/Etk N-terminal domain-containing protein — protein sequence MNRLLQYLRVVIKWRRLIFYNTLVMTVLAVVISFILPQRFTAVAQLLPPPEDDMLGMSSILGSSGFGTSRLSRLRLGSMLGGSTPSDLMVGIMGSRSVMQKVVERCSIIYHYRIKKNSIESAIKTLRKLTNLSVSDDGIVKIRVDAKTPALAAAIANSYVEELDDFLRHSNISRGRNMRLFLERRVEEVESSLAVARESLEAFQQRHKTVSVNDETKAAVEAYAKLKSQLYLRQAELGMVEEVSGLENPYATSLRGEVDAFQNQLKKLERGGSRTGFGAGFGVPFESLPSVAAEFLRRYQDLKIQEETYAMLYQQYEYAKILEARDTPSITVLDYAVPPEKRSFPRRLVITLAVLCFSLLASIAFALVSEYFHHLSVTRPQEYAGWQEVGAQIVQLLRRPKRADAGKTV from the coding sequence GTGAATAGATTGTTGCAGTATCTGCGCGTTGTCATCAAGTGGCGCAGACTTATTTTCTATAACACGTTGGTCATGACCGTTCTGGCAGTGGTGATCAGTTTCATTCTTCCGCAACGCTTCACCGCCGTCGCCCAGCTCCTTCCTCCACCCGAAGACGACATGCTTGGGATGTCGTCAATCCTGGGAAGCAGTGGGTTTGGCACCAGCCGGCTGAGCCGGCTGCGTTTAGGCAGTATGCTGGGAGGATCAACACCATCAGACCTGATGGTTGGCATCATGGGCAGCCGCAGCGTGATGCAGAAGGTGGTCGAACGTTGCAGTATCATTTATCACTATCGGATAAAGAAGAACAGCATCGAGAGTGCCATCAAGACCCTTCGCAAGTTGACGAATCTGAGCGTCTCAGACGACGGCATCGTGAAGATCAGGGTGGATGCCAAGACTCCAGCGCTTGCCGCGGCAATTGCCAATTCTTACGTCGAAGAGCTGGACGACTTCTTGCGTCACTCCAACATCAGTCGGGGCCGCAACATGCGGCTGTTTCTGGAACGCCGGGTAGAAGAAGTTGAAAGCAGTCTGGCGGTGGCGCGAGAATCGCTCGAAGCATTCCAGCAGCGCCATAAGACCGTCTCCGTCAACGATGAGACAAAGGCGGCAGTTGAAGCCTACGCCAAGCTCAAGTCTCAGCTGTACCTGAGGCAGGCCGAACTGGGCATGGTCGAAGAAGTCAGCGGGCTTGAGAACCCATATGCGACAAGTCTCAGGGGAGAGGTTGATGCTTTTCAGAATCAACTCAAGAAACTTGAGCGGGGAGGGTCCAGGACAGGATTCGGCGCAGGCTTCGGCGTCCCTTTCGAGAGTCTGCCAAGCGTCGCGGCGGAGTTTCTGCGTCGGTACCAGGACCTCAAGATTCAGGAAGAGACTTACGCGATGCTCTACCAGCAATATGAGTATGCCAAGATCCTGGAAGCTCGCGATACCCCTTCAATTACGGTCCTCGATTATGCAGTGCCACCAGAGAAACGCAGTTTTCCGCGGCGATTGGTCATTACCCTTGCGGTCTTGTGCTTCAGCCTTCTGGCCAGTATTGCCTTTGCACTAGTGTCGGAGTATTTTCACCACCTCAGCGTGACTCGGCCCCAGGAGTACGCAGGATGGCAGGAGGTCGGCGCGCAGATTGTTCAGCTCCTTCGTCGTCCTAAGCGGGCAGACGCTGGCAAGACCGTCTGA